A single genomic interval of Sinorhizobium garamanticum harbors:
- a CDS encoding M20 aminoacylase family protein, with protein sequence MPILNRAAELQNEVTEWRRHLHMNPELLFAVENTAAFVERKLKEFGVDEIVTGLGRTGVVGIIRGNLGAGRTIGLRADMDALPIIETSGKPWASATAGKMHACGHDGHTAMLLGAAKYLAETRNFAGSVAVIFQPAEEGGGGGNEMVKDGMMERFAIAEVYGMHNMPGMPVGHFGSRIGPIMASTDEFTITINGRGGHAAQPHKTIDPIVVGAQIVNALQTIASRTVDPLGSVVVSVTKFNAGFAHNVIPEQAVLAGTVRTLMPEVRDTGEARIRQIAESIAGAYGATVNVWYGRNYPVTVNHADETAHALAAAATVAGAAQVNASLDPMMGGEDFSYMLLARPGAFIFMGNGDTAGLHHPAYDFNDEAIPHGISYWVKLAETRLAA encoded by the coding sequence ATGCCGATTCTCAACCGCGCTGCCGAACTCCAAAACGAAGTGACCGAGTGGCGGCGCCACCTGCACATGAATCCCGAACTGCTGTTCGCGGTGGAAAATACGGCAGCCTTTGTGGAAAGGAAACTGAAGGAATTCGGCGTTGACGAAATCGTGACTGGTCTTGGCAGGACCGGTGTCGTCGGCATCATCCGCGGCAATCTCGGTGCCGGCCGGACCATCGGGCTCAGGGCCGATATGGACGCCCTGCCGATCATCGAGACGAGCGGCAAGCCCTGGGCATCGGCGACCGCCGGCAAGATGCACGCCTGCGGCCATGATGGCCACACGGCCATGCTGCTCGGCGCGGCAAAATATCTCGCTGAGACGCGCAATTTCGCGGGCTCCGTGGCGGTCATTTTCCAGCCGGCGGAAGAAGGCGGCGGCGGCGGCAACGAGATGGTCAAGGACGGCATGATGGAGCGTTTCGCGATCGCGGAGGTCTACGGCATGCACAATATGCCGGGCATGCCGGTCGGCCATTTCGGCAGCCGCATCGGCCCGATCATGGCGTCCACCGACGAGTTCACCATCACCATCAACGGCCGCGGCGGGCATGCGGCCCAGCCGCACAAGACCATCGATCCAATCGTCGTCGGCGCGCAGATCGTCAACGCACTCCAGACGATCGCCTCGCGCACCGTCGATCCCCTCGGATCCGTCGTCGTCTCGGTCACCAAGTTCAACGCCGGCTTCGCCCACAACGTCATTCCCGAGCAGGCGGTCCTCGCCGGAACCGTCCGCACCCTGATGCCGGAAGTGCGCGACACCGGCGAGGCGCGCATCCGCCAGATTGCCGAAAGCATCGCCGGCGCCTACGGCGCGACGGTGAACGTCTGGTACGGCCGCAACTATCCCGTGACGGTCAACCATGCCGACGAGACCGCCCACGCCCTTGCGGCAGCCGCGACGGTTGCCGGCGCCGCCCAGGTCAATGCTTCACTCGACCCGATGATGGGCGGCGAGGATTTTTCCTACATGCTGCTTGCCCGCCCCGGCGCCTTCATCTTCATGGGCAACGGCGACACGGCCGGCCTTCACCATCCGGCCTACGACTTCAACGACGAGGCAATCCCCCACGGCATTTCCTATTGGGTGAAGCTCGCTGAAACGCGACTGGCCGCCTGA
- a CDS encoding shikimate kinase: MNDVTEPVSATLAERAKLALGKRNLVFIGLMGAGKSAIGRLTAQALGIPFIDSDHEIERVSRMTISELFAAYGEEEFRALEARVLKRLLRSGPRVVSTGGGAYINERSRRQIKKGGMTIWLNADLDVLWERVNKRDTRPLLKTENPKQTLENLMRARYPIYAEADLTVLSRDVRKEMIVEEVLTAIADRQKAQSHE; the protein is encoded by the coding sequence ATGAACGACGTGACCGAACCGGTTTCCGCGACGCTTGCCGAACGGGCGAAGCTCGCCCTCGGTAAGCGCAATCTCGTTTTCATCGGATTGATGGGAGCGGGAAAATCGGCAATCGGCCGACTGACCGCGCAGGCGCTCGGCATTCCCTTCATCGATTCCGATCATGAGATCGAGCGGGTTTCCCGCATGACGATCAGCGAGCTTTTCGCCGCCTATGGCGAGGAAGAATTTCGGGCGCTCGAGGCCCGCGTGCTGAAACGACTGCTGAGGTCCGGTCCCCGGGTGGTCTCGACTGGCGGCGGCGCCTACATCAACGAACGCTCGCGCCGACAGATCAAGAAGGGCGGCATGACGATCTGGCTCAATGCGGATCTCGACGTGCTGTGGGAGCGGGTGAACAAGCGCGACACCCGGCCGCTTCTGAAAACCGAGAACCCGAAACAGACGCTCGAAAACCTGATGCGCGCGCGTTACCCGATCTATGCGGAGGCGGATCTGACCGTCCTTTCGCGCGACGTGAGGAAGGAAATGATCGTCGAGGAGGTTCTCACCGCCATCGCCGATCGCCAGAAAGCTCAAAGTCATGAATAG
- a CDS encoding sulfurtransferase TusA family protein, with protein sequence MPDEPRTVYDLRGLKCPLPVLKTRKRMQTLAPGALLEIETTDPLAVIDIPHFCNEDGHRLEEAAPTEGGHRFVIRKKT encoded by the coding sequence ATGCCGGACGAGCCCAGGACCGTCTATGATCTGAGGGGGCTGAAATGCCCCCTTCCCGTTTTGAAGACGCGCAAGCGAATGCAGACGCTCGCTCCGGGTGCCCTGCTCGAAATCGAGACGACGGATCCGCTCGCGGTGATCGACATTCCGCATTTCTGCAACGAGGACGGACACCGGCTCGAGGAAGCCGCGCCGACCGAAGGCGGCCATCGCTTCGTCATCCGCAAGAAAACTTAG
- a CDS encoding L,D-transpeptidase family protein, whose amino-acid sequence MRFRNLVATAAIAAALAGCTNETLDSVNLSSVKSKTEYQLSSKMTAKMRELGMQKTSPIALRIFKEEGTLEVWKANAANRFQLLKSYKICAWSGKLGPKVKEGDRQAPEGFYPLFPHQLNPNSNYYLAINTGFPNTYDKANGRSGTHLMIHGACSSSGCYSMTDEQIIEIFALARDAFKGGQQSVQLQAFPFRMTAENMARHRNNPNIEFWKMLKAGYDQFEVTKRPPEVNVCERKYVFNQQSDGTFNPMGQCPAMSTPPALQVAMAGFEKDYQRDYDKALKKYEGMVWYEPTEAERKAIVAEQRKGRELAYAPTGNSLDAGKLMKVSDLEKKLADQKAAEEAKQAALIQKEALEKATRGGASVPVPQASPVERPVLQAAIQPAPARKSFWNLFSASEPEAAAAPTVQAPEQPAAIKPGAPQPAATQQPSAADQKQAPAPAENDAQVAAAPAENPQAAAEQPAAEQPKKRPFWKIWGN is encoded by the coding sequence ATGCGTTTCAGGAACCTTGTCGCTACCGCCGCTATTGCTGCCGCGCTCGCCGGCTGCACCAACGAGACCCTGGATTCGGTCAACCTCTCCTCGGTCAAGAGCAAGACCGAGTATCAGCTTTCGAGCAAGATGACCGCGAAGATGCGCGAACTGGGGATGCAGAAGACCTCTCCGATCGCGCTGCGGATCTTCAAAGAGGAAGGCACGCTCGAAGTCTGGAAGGCCAACGCGGCGAACCGCTTTCAACTGCTGAAGAGCTACAAGATCTGCGCGTGGTCCGGAAAGCTCGGTCCGAAGGTGAAGGAGGGCGACCGGCAGGCCCCGGAAGGGTTCTATCCGCTGTTCCCGCACCAGCTGAATCCCAATTCCAACTATTATCTCGCGATCAATACGGGTTTCCCCAATACCTACGACAAGGCGAACGGCCGCTCAGGCACGCATCTGATGATCCATGGCGCCTGCTCTTCGTCGGGCTGCTACTCGATGACCGACGAGCAGATCATCGAGATCTTCGCGCTTGCGCGTGACGCCTTCAAGGGTGGGCAGCAAAGCGTCCAGCTCCAGGCCTTTCCCTTCCGTATGACCGCGGAGAACATGGCCCGTCATCGCAACAACCCGAACATCGAGTTCTGGAAGATGCTGAAGGCGGGCTACGACCAGTTCGAGGTGACGAAGCGCCCGCCGGAAGTGAATGTCTGCGAGAGGAAATACGTCTTCAACCAGCAAAGCGACGGCACGTTCAATCCCATGGGCCAATGCCCCGCCATGTCGACGCCGCCGGCGTTGCAGGTGGCGATGGCAGGCTTCGAGAAGGACTATCAGCGCGATTACGACAAGGCGCTGAAGAAGTACGAAGGCATGGTCTGGTATGAGCCGACCGAAGCGGAACGCAAGGCGATCGTAGCCGAACAGCGCAAAGGCCGCGAGCTCGCCTATGCTCCAACGGGCAACTCCCTCGACGCCGGCAAGCTGATGAAGGTGAGCGACCTCGAAAAGAAGCTCGCTGACCAGAAGGCGGCCGAGGAAGCCAAACAGGCGGCGCTGATCCAGAAGGAGGCGCTGGAGAAAGCGACCCGCGGCGGCGCGAGCGTGCCGGTGCCGCAGGCAAGCCCAGTCGAGCGTCCTGTTCTACAAGCCGCCATCCAACCGGCGCCGGCCCGGAAATCCTTCTGGAACCTTTTCTCGGCAAGCGAGCCGGAAGCCGCCGCCGCGCCGACGGTCCAGGCGCCCGAGCAGCCGGCCGCCATTAAGCCGGGTGCGCCGCAGCCCGCGGCAACCCAGCAGCCGTCGGCAGCCGACCAGAAGCAGGCACCCGCGCCGGCCGAAAACGACGCACAAGTGGCCGCGGCTCCGGCGGAAAACCCGCAGGCGGCAGCCGAACAACCCGCCGCCGAGCAGCCGAAGAAGCGCCCGTTCTGGAAGATCTGGGGCAATTGA
- a CDS encoding methyltransferase family protein, with protein sequence MNDASGNLHDSSGAAVRPPIVWALAVVAGRLIDVLYPLPFLPTAVPAGWLGAIVFLAGLALLIWAATTFRRAGTHIPTTQPTTTIVEEGPYRYSRNPIYIGMFLGLIGLAVGFDSLWLLILLVPFYFVIRYLVVAREEAYLERKFGDAYRSYKSRVRRWL encoded by the coding sequence ATGAACGATGCCAGCGGCAATTTGCACGACAGTTCCGGCGCGGCGGTGCGACCGCCGATCGTCTGGGCCCTCGCCGTCGTTGCGGGGCGCCTGATTGACGTGCTCTACCCATTGCCCTTCCTGCCGACGGCAGTGCCGGCCGGTTGGTTAGGCGCCATCGTGTTCCTCGCTGGTCTGGCACTTTTGATCTGGGCGGCGACGACCTTCCGCCGGGCGGGAACGCACATCCCGACCACCCAGCCGACGACGACGATCGTCGAAGAGGGGCCCTACCGCTACAGCCGTAATCCGATCTATATCGGCATGTTTCTCGGCCTGATCGGCCTCGCCGTCGGCTTCGACAGCCTTTGGCTCCTCATCCTGCTGGTGCCGTTTTACTTCGTCATCCGCTACCTGGTGGTCGCCCGAGAGGAAGCCTATCTCGAACGCAAGTTCGGTGACGCCTATCGGAGCTACAAGAGCCGCGTCCGCCGCTGGTTGTGA
- a CDS encoding acetyl-CoA carboxylase carboxyltransferase subunit alpha: MHNYLDFEKPISDLEGKILELKKLASEDESVNTSDEIARLEVRVRDAMAEIYSKLSPWQKTQVARHPSRPHFLDYAAELFTEFTPLAGDRNFGNDDAIQAGLARFRGMPVAVLGQEKGNDTKSRIKHNFGSPRPEGYRKAIRVMEMADRFGLPLITLVDTAGAYPGVGAEERGQAEAIARSTEMCLNVKVPIVTVVIGEGGSGGAIAIATGNRVYMLEHSIYSVISPEGAASILWRDSTRAKEAASNMKITAEDLKALGIIDGIIPEPVGGAHRDPVSVISRTGTVIADALKELSGRKGEELRADRRQKYLNIGRNL; this comes from the coding sequence ATGCACAACTATCTCGATTTCGAAAAACCCATTTCTGATCTCGAAGGCAAGATTCTCGAACTGAAGAAACTTGCCAGCGAAGATGAGAGTGTGAACACATCCGACGAGATCGCACGGCTTGAGGTGCGCGTACGCGACGCGATGGCCGAGATCTATTCCAAGCTGTCGCCGTGGCAGAAGACCCAGGTCGCCCGCCACCCGTCACGCCCGCATTTTCTCGACTACGCAGCCGAACTTTTCACCGAATTCACGCCGCTTGCCGGCGACCGCAACTTCGGCAACGACGATGCAATCCAGGCGGGGCTCGCCCGCTTTCGCGGCATGCCCGTCGCCGTCCTCGGTCAGGAAAAAGGCAACGACACCAAGTCGCGCATCAAGCACAATTTCGGCAGCCCGCGTCCGGAAGGCTACCGCAAAGCGATCCGCGTCATGGAGATGGCCGACCGCTTCGGCCTGCCGCTGATCACGCTGGTCGATACGGCAGGTGCCTATCCGGGCGTCGGCGCCGAGGAGCGCGGCCAGGCCGAGGCAATCGCCCGCTCGACCGAGATGTGCCTCAACGTCAAGGTGCCGATCGTCACCGTGGTCATCGGCGAAGGCGGCTCCGGCGGGGCGATCGCGATCGCAACGGGCAACCGCGTATATATGCTGGAGCATTCGATCTACAGCGTCATCTCGCCGGAAGGCGCGGCGTCGATCCTGTGGCGCGATTCAACGCGCGCCAAGGAGGCGGCCAGCAACATGAAGATCACCGCCGAGGACCTGAAAGCCCTCGGCATCATCGACGGCATCATTCCCGAACCGGTCGGCGGCGCCCATCGCGACCCGGTATCGGTCATCAGCCGCACCGGAACCGTGATCGCCGATGCACTCAAGGAGCTGTCCGGCCGCAAGGGTGAAGAACTGCGGGCGGACCGCCGGCAGAAATACCTCAACATCGGCCGAAATCTCTGA
- a CDS encoding AraC family transcriptional regulator produces the protein MTTTRQTPRLEMIDIIARIAEKDGDHVTLVPGLSVHRHSSTAKPNCAAYKPSLAIIVQGAKRVVLGDETLVYGASDYLLTSIDLPVISQVSQASPEEPYMSLAFQIDTGKIPALLDLIGDHRAKPSASARGMTVSKITPDLEDATLRLLRLLERPDDIAALLPLIEQELLYRLLTGPHGTRLRQMTTAESQPHQIGRAVAWLKEHYAHPLRIDDLASRVSMSVSSLHHHFKAITAMSPLQYQKQLRLQEARRLMLEERLDAGDAGHQVGYESQSQFSREYSRQFGEPPARHIGRVRRSLVERLSGEREMLSEG, from the coding sequence ATGACGACGACACGACAGACGCCACGCTTGGAGATGATCGATATCATTGCCCGTATCGCCGAGAAAGATGGGGACCACGTAACGCTCGTACCCGGTCTCAGCGTCCACCGGCATTCAAGCACTGCGAAACCGAATTGCGCAGCTTACAAGCCGAGCTTGGCGATCATCGTGCAGGGCGCCAAGCGCGTGGTGCTCGGCGACGAGACCCTCGTCTACGGCGCTTCGGACTATCTGTTGACCTCGATTGACCTGCCGGTCATCTCCCAGGTCTCACAGGCGTCGCCGGAAGAGCCCTACATGAGCCTGGCGTTCCAGATCGATACCGGCAAGATCCCGGCACTGCTGGATCTGATCGGTGACCACCGGGCGAAGCCGTCGGCCTCCGCGCGCGGAATGACGGTCAGCAAGATAACACCTGATCTCGAAGACGCGACGCTCCGCCTGCTGCGGCTGCTCGAGCGCCCGGACGACATCGCCGCCCTTCTGCCGTTGATCGAGCAGGAACTCCTCTACCGCCTGCTCACCGGGCCGCACGGCACGAGGCTCAGGCAGATGACGACGGCGGAAAGTCAGCCGCACCAGATTGGTCGCGCCGTGGCATGGCTGAAGGAGCACTATGCGCACCCGTTGCGCATCGACGATCTTGCGAGCCGCGTCAGCATGAGCGTTTCCTCGCTTCATCATCACTTCAAGGCGATCACGGCGATGAGTCCGCTGCAGTATCAGAAGCAGCTCCGGCTGCAGGAAGCGAGGCGCCTGATGCTGGAAGAGCGTCTCGATGCAGGCGATGCCGGCCATCAGGTCGGCTATGAGAGCCAGTCGCAGTTCAGCCGCGAATATTCCCGTCAATTCGGCGAGCCGCCGGCGCGCCATATCGGCCGCGTTCGCCGCAGCCTCGTCGAACGATTGAGTGGCGAGAGGGAGATGCTGAGCGAGGGCTAA
- a CDS encoding D-alanyl-D-alanine carboxypeptidase family protein: protein MGVLVGACAAFLAAMLPASANPRLVVDVNSLKVYEHQDIFKRWYPASLTKLMTAYTTFRAIKTGQLTLESPVVMTKNAASEPPSKMFYKPGQAMTLDSALKMMLVKSANDVAVAIAETVGGSEPAFIERMNAEARRIGLTSSHFINANGLPGEGQYTTARDLAVLAVTLKREFPEYASYFSLEGFTTGKKDYANYNMLIGRFDGADGMKTGFICASGFNQVSSATRGGRSVISVVLGEDSLGARADESARLLQMALTTSDANKQSLTQIAPYGEGRDMVADVSKEICSKAAAKVRSEGRDEAGRQKLLSPYIREINRPLKLAFAGLIPGSGDKIAKAGSDVAAQGDATEIANVPIPVPRPSF, encoded by the coding sequence ATGGGCGTTCTCGTGGGAGCCTGTGCGGCATTCCTGGCGGCGATGCTTCCCGCATCTGCCAATCCGCGGCTGGTCGTCGACGTCAACTCGCTCAAGGTCTATGAGCATCAGGACATCTTCAAGAGATGGTACCCGGCATCGCTGACCAAGCTGATGACCGCCTACACGACGTTTCGGGCGATCAAGACGGGGCAGTTGACGCTGGAAAGCCCGGTCGTGATGACGAAGAACGCTGCGTCCGAACCGCCGAGCAAGATGTTCTACAAGCCCGGCCAGGCGATGACGCTCGATAGCGCGCTCAAGATGATGCTGGTGAAATCAGCAAATGACGTCGCCGTTGCCATCGCGGAAACGGTCGGCGGATCCGAACCGGCCTTCATCGAGCGGATGAATGCCGAGGCACGCCGTATCGGGCTGACCTCGTCGCATTTCATCAATGCCAACGGACTGCCCGGTGAGGGGCAGTACACGACGGCGCGCGACCTCGCCGTGCTCGCCGTCACATTGAAGCGCGAGTTCCCCGAATATGCTTCCTATTTCTCGCTGGAGGGCTTCACCACCGGCAAGAAGGACTATGCCAATTACAACATGCTGATCGGCCGCTTCGACGGCGCGGACGGCATGAAGACCGGCTTTATCTGCGCCTCTGGCTTCAACCAGGTCTCGTCGGCGACGCGCGGTGGCCGCAGCGTCATTTCGGTTGTCCTCGGGGAAGACAGTCTTGGCGCCCGGGCCGACGAGTCCGCTCGGCTGTTGCAGATGGCGCTGACGACCAGCGATGCCAACAAGCAGTCTCTGACGCAGATCGCCCCCTATGGCGAAGGCCGCGACATGGTTGCCGATGTCAGCAAGGAGATCTGCTCCAAGGCCGCGGCGAAGGTGCGCAGCGAAGGCCGGGATGAAGCCGGTCGCCAGAAGCTGCTTTCGCCCTACATCCGCGAAATCAATCGCCCGCTGAAGCTTGCGTTTGCTGGGCTTATTCCCGGCAGCGGCGACAAGATCGCCAAGGCCGGCAGCGATGTCGCGGCGCAGGGTGATGCTACCGAGATCGCCAACGTGCCGATCCCGGTTCCTCGCCCGAGTTTCTGA
- a CDS encoding NAD(P)-dependent alcohol dehydrogenase, whose translation MAIARGYAATDASKPLTPFTFERREPRDDDVVIDIKYCGVCHSDIHQARNEWGNSTFPMVPGHEIVGIISAVGSNVTKFKVGDRAGVGCFVDSCTTCATRDLDLEHYLPGLVVTYNGVEADGKTPTQGGYSDHIVVKEGYVLSIPENLPLDAAAPLLCAGITLYSPLRHWKAGPGKKVAIVGMGGLGHMGVKLAHAMGAEVTVLSQSLSKKEDGLKLGADHYYATNDPETFQALAGSFDLIICTVAAEIDWNAYLNLLKVDGDLVLVGIPENPVPVHAFSLVPARRSISGSMIGSIKETQEMLDFCSEHGIVSEIETIEMDQINEAYERVIKSDVRYRFVIDMASLKA comes from the coding sequence ATGGCTATAGCTAGAGGATATGCGGCGACCGATGCTTCGAAGCCGCTTACGCCTTTCACATTCGAGCGCCGCGAACCGCGCGACGACGATGTGGTCATCGACATCAAATATTGCGGCGTTTGCCACTCCGATATTCATCAGGCCCGCAATGAATGGGGCAACTCCACTTTTCCCATGGTGCCGGGCCACGAGATCGTCGGCATTATTTCGGCGGTCGGATCAAACGTCACGAAGTTCAAGGTCGGCGACCGCGCCGGCGTCGGCTGCTTTGTCGATTCCTGCACGACCTGCGCCACCCGCGATCTCGATCTGGAACATTATCTTCCGGGTCTGGTCGTGACCTACAATGGCGTCGAGGCCGACGGAAAGACCCCGACCCAGGGCGGCTACTCGGATCATATCGTCGTCAAGGAAGGCTATGTGCTTTCGATTCCCGAGAACCTCCCGCTCGACGCCGCCGCCCCGTTGCTTTGCGCCGGCATCACGCTTTACTCGCCGCTCCGTCACTGGAAGGCGGGGCCGGGGAAGAAGGTGGCAATCGTCGGCATGGGTGGCCTCGGGCACATGGGCGTGAAGCTCGCCCACGCCATGGGCGCCGAAGTCACGGTGCTGAGCCAGAGCCTCTCGAAAAAGGAGGACGGACTGAAACTCGGCGCGGATCATTATTACGCGACCAACGATCCGGAGACGTTCCAGGCGCTTGCCGGGAGTTTCGACCTGATCATCTGCACGGTTGCCGCCGAGATCGACTGGAACGCCTATCTCAATCTCCTGAAGGTCGATGGCGACCTAGTGCTTGTCGGCATTCCGGAGAACCCGGTACCGGTCCACGCCTTCTCGTTGGTTCCTGCACGGCGCAGTATTTCTGGTTCGATGATCGGTTCGATCAAGGAAACCCAGGAAATGCTGGATTTCTGCAGTGAGCACGGCATCGTTTCGGAGATCGAGACGATTGAGATGGATCAGATCAACGAGGCCTACGAGCGGGTGATCAAGAGCGACGTGCGCTACCGCTTCGTGATCGACATGGCTTCGCTCAAAGCGTGA
- the xerD gene encoding site-specific tyrosine recombinase XerD, with protein sequence MTDRSAAYVESFLEMMSAERGAATNTLQSYERDLEDARSFLRTCGTRLTDASADDLRSYLSHLAGEGFKSSSQARRLSALRQFYKFLYAEGLRGDDPTGILDAPKKARALPKTLSIDDVSRLIDQAETEAATGGEDALVKLRMHALIELLYATGMRVSELVSLPASVLSQNGRFLVIRGKGNKERLVPLSQAAISAMRAYGDALRSKNAEADRPEESPWLFPSYGKAGYLPRQVFARDLKGLAARAGIRVATISPHVLRHAFASHLLANGADLRAVQELLGHSDISTTQIYTHVLEERLHDLVQNHHPLAKQAKKQD encoded by the coding sequence ATGACCGACCGATCCGCCGCCTATGTCGAATCCTTTCTGGAAATGATGAGCGCCGAGCGCGGCGCGGCGACCAATACGCTGCAATCCTATGAGCGCGATCTGGAAGACGCGCGCTCCTTCCTGCGGACCTGTGGCACACGGTTGACCGATGCCTCGGCCGACGACTTGAGAAGCTACCTTTCGCATCTCGCCGGCGAGGGCTTCAAATCCTCGTCGCAGGCGCGCCGTCTGTCGGCTTTGCGGCAATTCTACAAGTTTCTGTACGCCGAGGGCCTCCGGGGCGACGATCCAACCGGGATCCTCGACGCGCCGAAGAAGGCGCGCGCGCTGCCGAAGACGCTTAGCATCGATGACGTCTCCAGGCTGATCGATCAGGCGGAAACCGAAGCTGCCACCGGCGGCGAAGACGCGCTGGTGAAACTGCGCATGCACGCGCTGATCGAGCTTCTCTATGCGACGGGGATGCGTGTCAGCGAACTCGTCTCTCTGCCCGCAAGCGTGCTCTCGCAGAACGGCCGCTTCCTCGTCATTCGCGGCAAGGGCAACAAGGAAAGACTGGTGCCGTTGTCGCAGGCCGCCATCAGCGCCATGCGCGCCTATGGCGACGCGCTTCGGTCGAAGAATGCGGAGGCCGATCGGCCCGAGGAGAGCCCATGGCTCTTTCCTTCCTACGGCAAGGCCGGCTATCTGCCGCGCCAGGTTTTCGCACGCGACCTCAAAGGCCTCGCGGCGCGCGCCGGCATAAGGGTCGCGACGATCTCGCCACACGTGCTGCGCCATGCCTTCGCCAGCCACCTGCTTGCCAACGGCGCCGACCTGCGCGCCGTGCAGGAACTGCTCGGCCATTCAGACATTTCAACGACACAAATCTATACGCATGTGCTCGAAGAACGGCTGCATGACCTCGTGCAAAACCATCACCCCCTTGCCAAACAGGCGAAAAAACAGGATTAG
- a CDS encoding Lrp/AsnC ligand binding domain-containing protein codes for MHQIDKTDRRILNILQADGRITNLELADRIGLSPTATSERLRRLLKEGYVSGFGARLDPHKLGFGLLVFIEVMLDKTTPEVFDQFAIAIKQAPAVLECHMVAGGFDYLVKTRFEDMTAYRNFLGQVLWTLPGVKETRTYAVMEEIKNDGPLPLV; via the coding sequence ATGCACCAGATCGACAAGACGGATCGCAGAATCCTGAACATCCTGCAGGCGGATGGGCGCATCACCAATCTCGAACTGGCGGACCGCATCGGCCTCTCGCCGACGGCAACCAGCGAGCGGCTGCGACGACTGCTCAAGGAGGGCTATGTCTCGGGCTTCGGTGCACGCCTCGACCCGCACAAGCTCGGTTTCGGTCTGCTCGTCTTCATCGAGGTCATGCTGGACAAGACGACGCCGGAAGTCTTCGATCAGTTTGCGATCGCCATCAAGCAGGCTCCCGCCGTGCTCGAATGCCACATGGTCGCCGGCGGCTTCGACTATCTGGTCAAGACCCGCTTCGAGGACATGACCGCCTACCGCAACTTCCTAGGGCAGGTGCTTTGGACGCTGCCCGGCGTCAAGGAAACCCGCACCTACGCGGTCATGGAAGAGATCAAGAACGACGGTCCGCTGCCGCTCGTCTAG
- a CDS encoding CobW family GTP-binding protein: MNGPLPVVSVSILTGFLGAGKTTLLNRLLKDPNLADTAVIINEFGDVSIDHLLVEASSDGVIELSDGCLCCTVRGELVDTLADLMDRMQTGRIKPLRRVVIETTGLADPAPVLQAVLGNPVIAQNFRLDGVVTVVDAVNGLQTIANHVEALKQVAVADRLVISKTKLANDAGRDALLQRLRDLNLRAPIIDGDADEAGRADLFACGLYDTSTKVADVGRWLQDEAHADHHDHDHDHHGHDHHRGRHDHHHHDVTRHGSDIRSFSIVHDRPIEPMALEMFIDLLRSAHGDKLLRMKAVVSVADNPERPLVLHGVQTVFHTPERLAAWPDPADQRTRMVLITKGLEEVFVRDLFDAFTGKPRIDRPDAQALSDNPLAVPGMKF; encoded by the coding sequence ATGAACGGTCCATTGCCGGTGGTGTCGGTATCGATCCTCACCGGCTTCCTCGGTGCGGGCAAGACGACGCTTCTCAATCGCTTGCTCAAGGATCCCAACCTCGCCGATACCGCGGTTATCATCAACGAATTCGGCGATGTCTCGATCGACCACCTGCTGGTCGAGGCGTCGAGCGATGGTGTGATTGAGCTTTCCGACGGGTGCCTCTGCTGCACGGTGCGCGGCGAGCTTGTCGATACACTCGCCGACCTCATGGACCGGATGCAGACCGGTCGCATCAAACCGCTGAGACGCGTCGTCATCGAAACGACCGGGCTTGCCGATCCGGCGCCGGTGCTACAAGCGGTGCTCGGCAATCCGGTCATCGCGCAGAACTTCCGGCTGGACGGTGTCGTCACGGTCGTGGACGCCGTCAACGGCCTGCAGACGATCGCGAATCACGTGGAAGCCTTGAAACAGGTCGCGGTCGCCGACCGGCTCGTCATCAGCAAGACCAAGCTCGCCAATGACGCGGGGCGCGATGCGCTCTTGCAACGGCTCAGGGACCTTAATCTCCGCGCGCCCATCATCGACGGTGATGCGGACGAGGCCGGCCGTGCGGATCTGTTCGCCTGCGGTCTCTATGACACATCGACCAAGGTCGCCGACGTCGGCCGTTGGCTTCAAGACGAGGCGCACGCCGATCACCATGATCATGACCACGATCACCATGGGCATGACCATCATCGTGGGCGTCACGACCACCACCATCACGACGTCACGCGCCACGGCTCGGACATCCGGTCCTTCAGTATCGTCCACGATCGTCCGATCGAGCCGATGGCGCTTGAAATGTTCATCGATCTTCTACGCTCGGCCCATGGCGATAAGCTGCTGCGGATGAAGGCAGTCGTTTCCGTGGCGGACAATCCTGAACGGCCGCTTGTCCTGCACGGCGTGCAGACCGTTTTTCATACGCCGGAGCGGCTGGCCGCCTGGCCCGATCCCGCCGACCAGCGCACGCGCATGGTGCTGATCACGAAGGGGCTCGAGGAAGTGTTCGTGCGCGACCTCTTCGATGCCTTCACCGGCAAACCCCGGATCGACCGGCCGGACGCGCAAGCGCTCTCCGATAATCCCCTCGCAGTTCCCGGCATGAAATTCTAG